In one window of Megalopta genalis isolate 19385.01 chromosome 4, iyMegGena1_principal, whole genome shotgun sequence DNA:
- the Rbcn-3A gene encoding rabconnectin-3 alpha isoform X1, producing MNCHQILSGACNAGDRCYAVGSVEGISFTAYAAGCNIVILASNFERVQIIPGAVHNYIRISCLDCSTDTGKIAAAYENQVCIFEPTPLIHSTCSHVCLDSFIRQLEYRWVQTGSLQTESNIGSLSWNLEGTRLLTGGELLQLWHQNITPFQEEQFKTVTLCAAAKVNLSQTGETVVSRRKENTLNVLPDTGTVTFSIGGEADSPAPGDSTNGNEPGAWNCVWKCRTATPVHLMSFSPDGTLFATTGFNDRLVKIWFENKQLFSTRNVDHTNVSQSTGSDSYSFVYVAHPRAVTHLSWRKTSKYMPKGSVSNMLVTSCRDNICRVWAETIPPDVEGLANMSQFEGSDRHGHHGKHRHHNMHKHRFMQRLKHMKTCFHIRRHAKQQHQAGHVMAPTLPTLPSTYSVHDFHNNYQGAGHYPGMHFHLAASINAETDIPLVPSLITGDPEREPNFILHWLNNKEMHFTMQAENILQELTRKVVEKEEGLQQQDLEHAEHDSEEEGPLKKGVRLQHAQKSGSNVRSMSQEEHSSDEHHTAHTVSSHHSLPHSVHSHQSLSNTTSINSIATDITSSMNHAPDSLDTTIETLLRDWHHNPDLLFSIHPIDGSFLIWHIEWLDEYHPGSFRQAQISFSTRIPNAFPLGDASTMSHNVSMYSHNTGGPLLNIREVAKTSTKTSNDGAETATPLPSLIEQDEEQSTLTSKAGQELLKNIENTNDTRAGPNSSGKEKDGHLETRKTNQETINDLLTHPSPIVSMVSKHSNGTLNLWQLTFADRTKFSQVLSIGHASRASGHRFRVNDITCHPVLPLLLTTSHHNIPECSGSQCRNNDSGENSSNNRSGPAKASTKDVSPTGFCSELILWRVDTVGPLSKSGGVSELARINSPEISAFSNVAWIPTLLPSTTLGNLSNSPSACFVASDGESLRVYQAVIDARTLLAEVSSSERRSRMMDSMSSLSTDMSSDDGVRHSIHCRIEIVSQQSTARPGCVIKLDAIADATHDWQNTQFLHVFQEQLITGDRNDEKQFGVNASANDLGLMESALDAMVDLQQSAIFEEPFYIVVLERTQNGTTVHMWRLIIASQPETTGLSGSMMYVPDSHLVQDEEEEGGTPGRYNYTEGKRSRRPSQTRRDSQGEYDTFYHRRSQNSHVRITTTKACTQELPLPDGVEVVHAAPAAGHLSSSSIYPACFAPYIIVTACSDSTIRFWKCKVTKNPPDEKLCYEWCEWEMLRKDQESTIDITGQPLNISAAYSGRIACAYKYGKSFTRPTKSDPDSRYVNLCVAIYECESTGGSEWILEDTIHLKNIHLPRIPVDQHLDLSYLYDSRFLQKKQRLTQVLQTLSHEDVRSPRNGDNGETTKSNAGLLAVPSFSTLQSLRKSIIENGNTCPLTQKHLVQLDWVSKEDGSHILTVAVGSKIMLFTPVCSDLAQANMKAMKESQSNNRPILRKASSLAQPQFVDEIRWMKLRKIELTTADGLPPLPMQISWVRDGILVVGMDSEMHVYSQWKPNPKNECFHSNLQHQESDEFQASRNLRDEDLRTLAHETSQRRLANVSSMPHLSRVSSINLTMLDAKKKRGMQNENLNFDYMPDYGLFEASRIACPVLPQYHPKQLMELLNSGKIRWVKAILAHLVRCIGSSCPLRTDDESLRQRVGVGVGGVGGGGGGVGGVGGGAGGAWSRSRTMSVSYVGAASPLEPRGSTTQIPEELMLDYAEITSISPLPLWTLLIADKETNISHPHKTENKQDYNELFDNNLDEDESLDDMLDEDYDCSRQKDRRSSVPERQGISHFGPRQGRLLSRLLTHTHLPGLSSLDQMHLLALADTVSTCNVDFAERFAIDAAKNAIAKENLTGIPEGGTVSMDSLDDCGLRFLLAMKHYNYLIRCLPLGQRAQFQKQGISSNNLVWAFHSESEEELLDLIPSYAKGQPKWSVLKELGVGWWIRSNTVLKRCVEKIAKAAYQEKQEPLDAALYYLAMKKKSLVWGLFRNKRDERMTSFFSNNFTEDRWRKAALKNAFALLGKQRFEHAAAFFLLASALKDAIDVCLHKLNDIQLAMVIARLYEDDTTSPNMRRLLYEEILGCDKDGQNQDMNKSHPDPFLRSMALWILKDYTGSLNTLLLTNVGTMHPQYNDESDKPEGATANPNVFNFYVYLRTHPLLIRQYIASTAQDKKKGHSVVISGFSYGADTKTQPDKQLTLEDSITPLERQLYFTTAHAHFKAGCPALALDVLSKLPSKVMDTNCEDSPSLLNSPSKTRRQDSQIDTGIISWDDRTTKTNEDEGLFDWSQPVSGKTEDELVLNWDDDVTEANDVDSPPLSMKLDGIETDESKVRENEEKNGKASGQLDIMAQQLKFVACLKILMEELSTLATGFEVDGGQLRYQLYVWLEREVDALRQLCSYSVNSDGEPYNVSEYEGGGMVDDIQSHSRPGEQPTLHEILVADKLDFEAKVQRVVRRKKWLKANETLLRTLLSYCSLHGASGGGLASVRMELVLLLQELQQEKTQQQLLSPLPFPTTLPLLSASVACNKTVVADPVRHLQSLAHDMLQTLVELRKPPMPTRNTHYSEVFIMRDLAVALSACIYQSLCDSDTFVMKHHQPDRNWPAHSFPAVAEVEAFSGGHLVASSRQHRRYSTDDGVCINTTPSKWPGVTNLRSLLAREKDEDTPKLNILLCEAFVATYMSLFVYALWSCDSHILYRLVGQCFDNSTWSCLFGGGVKKLLRVASTTSQTCGTGAGAIERGGDGTSNEAQSTAGAVWSTMTSLTKQRVKLNMRVLCQFGGQQPNMKEDKPTYREQFVPPQMSMVSYFLMKPHIDSEYADEIDYDSSDSAVSDLDSSEDEEDVFETNSKPKIKPKDNTEHSNPNSHSWCVMRLAIAKILQRQLQDFLNVAGIEMQELPVSSPLIHGTLAVVAQWQETLREELDNKGPPPINYIPGCAPDPTPTPGKPAIHKYRSLLEKGNTPFNTRLASAAPANRLWCFLIRQELVQDIFIRAVFGKRRSLSSILESNQSAMDHLNRGITTEDKGSDSGTTSLPEPVRIIHKEQDSISAFCLNQVNPGLMALATPREVQEMNISLLLELPSWLEDECEFDLINLNKQPEPEAVQPTSFLVIQTAADRPMLAQSPQTNSPQPQSGIASQSGRGASVMKGMPAFPGSHDLRFCQFVADRSKHLLQPILKHKIDGIRRISSHPLLPLYLTGSQDGSVSLWEWGHQTAVATPRQPGTFAKVTRVRFSQHGNKFGVADSDGHLSLFQVACREGTARPFFNYQCHSKVTADFVFLGACSLIATAGHGSEGRNVALWDTLLPQNKSLIQGFTCHEQGASSLILAPQHQLLISGGKKGDITIFDVRQRQQRHRFQAHESAIKCLALDPHEEFFVSGAGDGDIKIWGLTVHSLLYSFPGEHPRSSFFKNIGQGVTQLHVDSAGRLFSCGADGSMKVRQLPERDCVVHTLY from the exons ATGAATTGTCATCAAATATTAAGTGGAGCCTGTAATGCGGGAGATCGGTGTTACGCCGTCGGTTCCGTCGAGGGGATTTCATTCACG GCGTACGCGGCAGGCTGCAATATCGTGATACTTGCCAGTAACTTTGAACGGGTTCAAATAATTCCAGGAGCTGTGCACAATTACATAAGAATCAGCTGCTTGGATTGCAGTACGGACACAGGAAAAATAGCGGCAGCCTATGAAAATCAAGTTTGCATTTTTGAGCCGACGCCGTTGATTCATAGCACTTGCTCTCACGTGTGTCTCGATTCTTTTATACGT CAACTAGAATACCGATGGGTGCAGACGGGAAGTCTACAAACCGAATCGAACATCGGCTCTCTTTCGTGGAATTTGGAAGGGACGAGGTTACTAACGGGAGGAGAGCTTTTACAATTATGGCATCAAAACATAACCCCCTTCCAGGAAGAGCAAT TCAAAACAGTAACGTTGTGTGCAGCAGCAAAGGTGAATTTGTCACAAACAGGAGAAACCGTTGTGTCCAGACGAAAAGAAAATACTCTGAACGTTCTTCCAGACA CTGGCACGGTTACTTTTTCCATTGGCGGAGAAGCGGACAGTCCTGCGCCTGGAGATTCAACCAACGGAAACGAACCGGGAGCATGGAATTGCGTTTGGAAATGTCGCACAGCCACGCCGGTGCATTTGATGAGTTTCAGTCCGGACGGCACGTTGTTCGCGACCACAGGATTTAACGATAGATTAGTTAAAATTTGGTTCGAGAACAAACAAT TATTTTCAACGAGGAACGTGGATCATACAAACGTCTCGCAATCTACAGGCAGCGATAGTTACAGTTTTGTTTACGTTGCTCATCCACGTGCAGTCACACACCTATCTTGGCGCAAGACTAGCAAATACATGCCAAA AGGTTCCGTTTCCAACATGTTAGTCACATCCTGTAGAGACAATATTTGCCGCGTATGGGCTGAAACGATTCCACCGGACGTCGAAGGTTTAGCAAATATGAGTCAGTTCGAAGGTTCCGATAGGCATGGACATCATGGTAAACATCGACATCACAATATGCATAAACACAGATTCATGCAACGACTGAAGCACATGAA AACGTGTTTTCATATTCGTCGGCACGCGAAGCAACAGCATCAGGCGGGACATGTGATGGCTCCAACATTACCAACTTTACCCTCCACGTATTCTGTGCATGATTTCCATAATAATTATCAAGGCGCTGGTCACTATCCGGGGATGCATTTTCACTTGGCAGCAAGTATCAATGCGGAAACTG ATATACCGTTGGTACCAAGTTTGATTACCGGGGATCCAGAGAGAGAACCGAATTTTATTCTGCATTGGTTGAACAACAAGGAAATGCATTTTACGATGCAAgcagaaaatattttgcaagaattgacCCGTAAAGTGGTAGAAAAGGAGGAGGGACTGCAACAACAGGATTTGGAGCACGCGGAACACGATTCCGAGGAGGAGGGTCCCTTGA AAAAGGGAGTACGATTGCAACACGCGCAAAAGTCGGGGAGCAATGTTCGATCGATGAGCCAAGAAGAACATAGCAGCGACGAACATCACACGGCTCACACGGTCTCGTCGCATCATAGTTTACCGCACAGCGTGCATTCGCATCAAAGTCTTAG TAATACCACGTCTATCAACTCGATTGCGACGGATATAACGTCTTCGATGAATCATGCTCCGGATTCTTTGGACACCACGATAGAGACGTTGCTGCGGGATTGGCATCATAATCCGGATTTACTTTTCTCGATTCACCCTATCGATGGAAGCTTTCTGATTTGGCACATCGAATGGTTGGACGAATATCATCCAGGATCGTTTCGACAAGCGCAAATATCGTTCTCGACGCGAATACCTAACGCGTTTCCGCTCGGCGATGCCTCAACGATGAGTCACAATGTATCGATGTACTCGCACAATACCGGCGGCCCTTTGTTAAATATCCGTGAAGTAGCGAAGACGTCCACGAAGACGTCCAACGACG GTGCTGAGACCGCAACACCGTTACCGAGTCTGATCGAACAAGACGAAGAACAGTCGACCCTAACGTCGAAAGCGGGTCAAGAACTGTTGAAAAATATTGAGAATACCAACGACACGCGAGCCGGACCGAATTCTTCGGGGAAAGAAAAAGATGGTCATCTAGAGACTCGTAAAACAAATCAGGAGACGATCAACGATCTATTAACGCATCCCAGCCCGATTGTCTCCATGGTGTCGAAACACTCGAACGGTACTTTGAATTTGTGGCAACTAACGTTTGCCGATAGAACCAAATTTTCACAG GTATTGAGCATCGGACACGCGTCTAGGGCTTCGGGGCATCGGTTTCGAGTGAACGATATCACGTGTCATCCGGTCCTACCGTTGCTGTTGACAACGTCGCATCACAATATACCGGAATGTTCCGGGTCCCAATGCCGGAACAATGATTCGGGTGAAAACTCGAGTAACAATAGATCAGGTCCCGCTAAAGCATCCACAAAAGATGTGTCTCCCACG GGATTTTGCAGCGAGTTGATACTTTGGCGAGTGGACACGGTTGGACCTTTATCGAAGAGCGGCGGTGTTTCGGAATTGGCGCGTATCAATTCCCCCGAGATTTCTGCGTTCAGCAACGTGGCGTGGATTCCAACGTTACTGCCGAGCACTACCTTGGGCAATCTGTCGAATTCACCGAGCGCGTGTTTCGTTGCTAGCGACGGGGAAAGTTTGAGAGTTTATCAAGCCGTTATAGATGCCAGAACCCTCCTGGCGGAAGTGTCGAGTAGCGAAAGACGAAGCAGAATGATG GATTCCATGTCGAGTCTCTCGACGGACATGTCGTCCGACGACGGTGTCAGGCACTCCATTCACTGCAGGATAGAGATAGTGTCGCAACAATCAACAGCGAGACCGGGCTGCGTGATCAAGTTGGACGCCATCGCCGATGCTACGCAC GATTGGCAAAACACGCAATTCCTCCACGTTTTTCAAGAACAATTGATCACAGGAGATAGGAACGACGAAAAACAGTTTGGCGTAAATGCGTCCGCTAACGATTTAGGTTTAATGGAGTCTGCGTTGGACGCCATGGTAGATTTGCAACAGTCCGCGATCTTCGAGGAGCCGTTCTACATAGTAGTGCTAGAAAGAACACAAAATGGTACAACGGTGCACATGTGGCGATTGATTATAGCCTCTCAGCCGGAGACCACCG GGCTCTCGGGGTCGATGATGTACGTTCCGGATTCTCATTTGGtacaagacgaagaagaagagggAGGTACGCCCGGACGATATAATTATACGGAGGGTAAACGGTCTCGTAGACCGAGTCAAACGCGTCGCGACAGTCAAGGTGAATACGACACGTTTTACCATAGACGATCGCAAAATAGTCACGTTCGCATCACAACCACGAAAGCCTGTACTCAGGAGTTACCGTTGCCGGACGGAGTCGAG GTGGTGCACGCGGCGCCAGCAGCCGGCCATTTGAGCAGCTCTTCCATATATCCTGCTTGTTTCGCACCGTATATTATAGTGACAGCATGCAGCGACAGCACGATACGCTTCTGGAAATGTAAAGTGACAAAGAATCCGCCGGACGAGAAGCTCTGTTACGAATGGTGCGAATGGGAAATGTTGCGAAAGGATCAGGAATCGACGATCGACATTACAG GACAACCGTTGAACATAAGCGCCGCGTACAGCGGACGAATCGCGTGCGCATACAAATACGGGAAGTCGTTTACACGACCGACAAAAAGTGATCCCGACTCGCGTTACGTGAACCTTTGCGTAGCCATTTACGAATGCGAGAGCACCGGTGGCAGCGAATGGATCCTAGAAGACACGATACACTTGAAAAACATACACTTGCCGAGAATTCCGGTGGACCAGCATTTGGATCTGAGTTACCTTTACGACAGCAGATTTTTACAAAAGAAGCAAAGGCTTACTCAAGTGTTGCAAACGCTTAGTCACGAAGATGTTCGATCGCCGAGGAACGGCGACAACGGCGAAACCACGAAATCGAACGCAG GTCTGCTGGCAGTCCCATCGTTCAGCACTCTTCAATCTTTGCGAAAGTCGATTATAGAGAACGGCAACACCTGCCCGCTCACGCAGAAGCATTTGGTACAGTTGGACTGGGTGTCGAAGGAGGATGGTTCGCACATCTTGACGGTCGCCGTTGGATCCAAGATCATGCTGTTTACGCCAGTCTGCTCGGATCTCGCGCAAGCTAACATGAAAGCGATGAAAGAGTCGCAGAGCAACAATCGACCCATATTGCGGAAGGCGTCGTCGTTGGCGCAACCGCAATTCGTCGACGAAATTCGTTGGATGAAACTACGAAAAATCGAGTTGACCACGGCGGACGGGCTTCCACCGTTGCCTATGCAAATATCTTGGGTGAGGGATGGGATTTTGGTTGTcggcatggattcggagatgcACGTTTATTCGCAGTGGAAACCGAATCCCAAGAACGAATGCTTCCACTCGAATCTACAGCATCAGGAGTCGGACGAGTTTCAAGCGAGCAGAAATCTACGGGACGAAGATCTGCGAACGCTGGCGCACGAAACGTCGCAGAGACGACTGGCGAACGTGTCGTCGATGCCGCATCTTTCTCGCGTGAGTAGCATCAACTTGACGATGCTCGACGCGAAAAAGAAACGAGGAATGCAGAACGAGAACTTGAATTTCGATTATATGCCGGACTACGGTCTGTTCGAGGCTTCGCGAATCGCTTGCCCGGTACTGCCCCAGTATCATCCGAAACAATTGATGGAATTACTGAATTCTGGAAAGATCCGTTGGGTAAAAGCTATATTGGCGCATCTGGTCAGATGCATAGGAAGTTCTTGCCCGTTGAGAACGGACGACGAGAGTCTGAGACAACGAGTCGGAGTCGGAGTCGGCGGCGTCGGAGGCGGCGGTGGCGGAGTCGGCggcgtcggtggcggcgcggGCGGGGCATGGTCCCGATCGAGGACCATGTCGGTCAGTTACGTCGGCGCCGCGTCTCCTCTGGAGCCGAGAGGTTCGACCACGCAGATTCCGGAGGAGCTGATGTTGGATTACGCCGAGATAACTTCGATATCGCCGTTGCCCCTCTGGACGTTGTTGATCGCGGACAAAGAGACGAATATATCGCATCCCCACAAGACGGAGAACAAGCAAGATTACAACGAGCTGTTCGACAACAACTTGGACGAGGACGAGTCGTTGGACGACATGCTGGACGAAGATTACGACTGCTCGCGGCAGAAGGATAGACGTTCTTCGGTCCCGGAAAGACAAGGAATATCTCATTTCGGGCCAAGACAAGGCAGATTGCTCTCGCGATTGTTGACGCACACCCATTTGCCCGGACTCTCGAGTTTGGATCAGATGCATCTGCTCGCTCTTGCCGACACCGTGTCGACCTGCAACGTCGATTTCGCGGAGCGATTCGCGATAGACGCCGCAAAGAACGCGATCGCGAAGGAAAATTTGACCGGCATTCCCGAAGGAGGGACCGTCTCGATGGACTCGTTGGACGATTGTGGCCTAAGATTCTTATTGGCCATGAAGCATTACAATTACTTGATCCGTTGTCTTCCGCTCGGTCAGAGAGCGCAATTCCAGAAACAAGGAATATCCTCGAACAACTTGGTTTGGGCGTTCCATTCGGAATCCGAGGAGGAACTGCTCGACTTGATACCTTCTTACGCGAAGGGTCAGCCGAAGTGGAGCGTGTTGAAGGAACTCGGCGTTGGTTGGTGGATCAGAAGCAACACCGTGCTGAAGCGATGCGTCGAAAAGatcgcgaaagcggcctaccAAGAGAAACAAGAACCCCTCGATGCCGCGCTCTATTATCTTGCTATGAAAAAGAAGAGTTTGGTCTGGGGGCTCTTCCGAAACAAAAGGGACGAGAGAATGACCAGCTTCTTCTCTAATAATTTCACGGAGGACCGTTGGAGGAAAGCGGCCTTGAAAAATGCGTTCGCTTTGCTCGGTAAACAGAGATTCGAACACGCGGCAGCATTTTTCCTTTTAGCGAGCGCTCTGAAAGATGCTATCGACGTTTGTTTGCACAAATTGAACGACATTCAGTTGGCCATGGTCATCGCTCGGCTTTACGAGGACGACACCACTTCTCCGAATATGAGAAGACTGCTTTACGAGGAGATTTTAGGTTGCGACAAGGACGGACAAAATCAAGATATGAACAAATCTCATCCGGATCCGTTTCTGCGCAGCATGGCGTTGTGGATCCTCAAGGATTACACCGGATCGTTGAACACGTTGCTCTTGACGAACGTCGGGACTATGCACCCGCAGTACAACGACGAGTCCGATAAACCCGAAGGCGCGACAG CGAATCCAAACGTTTTCAACTTCTACGTTTACCTTCGAACGCACCCGTTGCTGATCCGACAGTACATCGCGTCTACCGCCCAAGACAAGAAGAAAGGACATTCGGTAGTGATATCCGGGTTTAGTTACGGCGCGGACACCAAAACCCAGCCCGATAAGCAACTGACGCTCGAAGACAGTATTACCCCGTTGGAAAGGCAACTGTACTTCACAACGGCCCACGCACACTTCAAAGCGGGTTGCCCCGCCCTCGCCCTCGATGTCCTGTCGAAGCTACCCAGCAAAGTGATGGATACCAATTGCGAAGATTCGCCCA GTCTACTGAATAGTCCCAGCAAAACCCGAAGACAGGATTCTCAAATAGATACGGGTATAATAAGCTGGGACGATCGAACAACGAAGACCAACGAGGACGAAG GTTTGTTCGACTGGTCGCAACCCGTGAGCGGGAAAACCGAAGACGAATTGGTACTGAACTGGGACGACGACGTTACCGAAGCCAACGATGTCGACAGTCCGCCCTTGAGCATGAAATTAGATGGGATAGAGACCGACGAAAGCAAAGTGCGGGAGAACGAAG AGAAAAATGGAAAAGCGTCGGGTCAATTGGATATCATGGCGCAGCAATTGAAATTTGTCGCGTGTCTGAAAATTTTAATGGAAGAATTGTCAACGTTGGCAACGGGTTTCGAAGTGGACGGAGGACAACTGAGATATCAACTGTACGTGTGGCTCGAGCGAGAAGTCGATGCCCTTAGACAACTTTGCAGTTACAGCGTCAACTCGGACGGGGAACCGTACAATGTTTCAGAAT ACGAAGGAGGAGGTATGGTAGATGACATACAATCGCACAGCAGACCCGGCGAACAGCCGACGTTACACGAGATATTGGTAGCCGATAAATTAGATTTCGAGGCCAAGGTACAGAGAGTCGTTCGGAGAAAGAAATGGTTGAAAG CAAACGAAACGCTCTTGCGGACATTACTTTCCTATTGTTCGTTGCACGGAGCCTCGGGTGGAGGCTTGGCATCCGTAAGGATGGAACTTGTACTTCTACTGCAAGAGCTGCAACAAGAGAAAACGCAGCAACAATTGCTCAGTCCTCTTCCGTTTCCGACAACGCTACCACTGTTGAGCGCCAGCGTAGCTTGTAATAAAACGGTTGTCGCAGATCCGGTCAGACACTTGCAG TCGCTCGCTCACGATATGCTGCAAACGTTGGTTGAATTAAGAAAGCCGCCGATGCCGACGAGAAATACGCATTACAGCGAAGTATTTATAATGAGGGATTTAGCGGTTGCTCTGAGCGCGTGTATTTATCAATCGCTCTGCGATTCCGATACGTTCGTCATGAAACATCATCAACCGGACAG GAATTGGCCGGCGCATAGTTTTCCAGCTGTTGCCGAAGTAGAAGCGTTTTCCGGCGGGCATTTGGTAGCCTCGAGTCGACAGCATCGGCGATACTCGACGGACGATGGCGTGTGCATTAACACGACGCCCTCCAAGTGGCCCGGCGTAACAAACTTGCGGTCGTTGCTAGCCCGCGAGAAAGACGAGGACACGCCGAAACTGAACATTCTTCTCTGCGAAGCTTTCGTGGCAACCTACATGAGCTTGTTCGTTTACGCTCTATGGAGTTGCGACAGCCACATTCTTTACAGGCTCGTCGGTCAGTGTTTCGACAACAGCACCTGGTCCTGCCTCTTCGGCGGCGGGGTCAAGAAATTGCTGCGAGTCGCGAGCACAACCAGTCAG ACCTGTGGAACCGGAGCAGGAGCGATAGAAAGAGGCGGCGATGGTACTTCGAACGAAGCTCAAAGCACCGCGGGAGCTGTATGGAGCACGATGACGTCGTTGACGAAGCAGCGAGTAAAGTTGAATATGAGGGTACTGTGTCAGTTCGGCGGCCAGCAACCGAACATGAAAGAGGATAAGCCGACTTACAGAGAACAGTTCGTGCCGCCTCAAATGAGCATGGTTTCGTATTTTCTGATGAAG CCGCACATAGATAGCGAATACGCGGACGAGATCGATTACGATTCGTCCGACTCGGCTGTGTCGGATTTGGATTCGTCCGAGGACGAAGAAGACGTATTCGAGACTAATTCGAAACCAAAGATAAAACCAAAGGACAATACGGAGCACTCGAATCCGAACTCGCACAGCTGGTGCGTGATGCGATTAGCTATAGCGAAGATACTGCAACGGCAACTTCAAGACTTCTTAAACGTCGCTGGCATAGAGATGCAAG AATTGCCGGTCAGCAGTCCATTGATACACGGAACGTTGGCGGTGGTAGCCCAATGGCAGGAAACGTTGCGCGAGGAATTGGACAACAAGGGACCACCACCGATCAATTACATTCCCGGGTGCGCACCCGATCCAACACCCACTCCGGGAAAACCGGCGATACACAAGTATCGATCGTTGCTGGAGAAGGGCAACACACCGTTCAA CACGCGCTTGGCGTCGGCAGCTCCGGCCAATCGACTCTGGTGTTTCTTGATCAGACAAGAATTGGTGCAGGACATATTCATACGAGCGGTGTTCGGCAAGCGAAGATCGTTGTCGTCGATACTGGAGAGCAATCAAAGCGCGATGGATCATTTGAATCGTGGAATTACGACGGAAGACAAGGGTAGCGACAGCGGAACTACGAGTTTACCCGAGCCGGTCCGTATCATTCACAAGGAACAGGACAGCATCAGCGCTTTCTGTCTGAACCag GTGAATCCGGGGCTGATGGCGTTGGCTACTCCGCGCGAGGTACAAGAGATGAATATATCGTTGTTGCTCGAGTTACCGTCTTGGTTGGAAGACGAATGCGAATTCGATCTGATAAATTTGAATAAACAACCGGAACCGGAAGCGGTGCAGCCGACCAGTTTCTTGGTTATTCAG ACAGCAGCGGATCGACCCATGCTCGCTCAAAGTCCGCAAACCAACAGCCCTCAACCGCAATCCGGTATCGCGAGTCAGAGCGGAAGAGGAGCCAGCGTG ATGAAGGGGATGCCCGCTTTTCCTGGCTCCCACGACCTGCGTTTCTGTCAGTTCGTTGCCGATAGAAGCAAACACTTGTTGCAGCCG ATCTTGAAGCATAAAATCGACGGCATTAGAAGAATCTCGTCGCATCCACTTTTGCCGTTGT ACCTGACCGGTTCGCAAGATGGATCGGTCTCGCTGTGGGAATGGGGACATCAGACGGCTGTGGCCACTCCGAGGCAACCGGGAACCTTTGCAAAGGTGACCCGCGTACGGTTTTCGCAGCACGGAAATAAATTCGGTGTCGCCGATTCCGACGGACATCTCAGCCTCTTTCAAGTAGCCTGCAGAGAAGGGACTGCTCGGCCTTTCTTC AACTATCAGTGCCATAGCAAAGTAACGGCAGATTTTGTCTTCCTCGGCGCGTGCAGTTTAATAGCGACCGCCGGTCATGGTTCGGAAGGACGTAACGTCGCGCTTTGGGATACCCTGCTTCCGCAAAATAAATCTTTGATTCAAG GCTTTACGTGTCACGAGCAAGGGGCCAGCTCGCTGATACTCGCACCCCAGCATCAACTATTGATCAGTGGTGGAAAAAAGGGCGACATTACCATTTTCGATGTTCGACAGCGGCAACAACGCCACCGTTTTCAAGCTCACGAGTCGGCCATCAAGTGTTTGGCTCTTGATCCGCACGAAGAATTTTTCGTCAGCGGGGCAGGAGACGGTGACATCAAG ATATGGGGTTTGACCGTCCACTCTCTGCTTTACTCTTTCCCCGGAGAACATCCTCGGTCTAGCTTTTTCAAAAACATTGGACAA GGCGTGACGCAGTTGCACGTTGATTCCGCGGGACGTTTGTTTTCCTGTGGCGCGGATGGTTCCATGAAAGTTCGCCAGTTGCCGGAACGCGATTGCGTTGTGCACACTTTATATTAG